The proteins below come from a single Chitinophaga pinensis DSM 2588 genomic window:
- the cobN gene encoding cobaltochelatase subunit CobN, with protein sequence MHLIPTIPGGWNPNGEGVFHIQQQPGDIVFLSAADTEIHSLNNAYRKLYTTAASEHPLPSLRIANLVYLKQELTIDKYVEEVISNAKLVICRLLGGRNYYPYLFEAVSIACEQQKIPVLFLPGYDVPDVELLNSSTVDVHIADTVWKYLCAGGKQNHVHCLRYIFRTFFNRDYTFDPPKRLPELFLFDTAKGIIPEGEAHTVSTQASGNVVILVYQTHYLADNLEPVYYLADRLREKQLNPIIAFVSNLRDQSICDDLFELLQHQTNCTIDAVINTTSFSIKSFLDNSDEQFIFRKMNIPVIQAIFASCTKEVWEENLFGLTPTDVAMNIALPEIDGRIITTAVSFKSSLGRDALTDSDILKYTTHEEGCAFVVDFAHSWVNIRYKENKDKHIALIMPNYPNKDSRLANGVGLDTPASIIEILQAMQRQDYAMGSFVPVDSSELITLITHYITNDTDTTLHRPYQVSLSLEQFYQHYNALAPALRNKISDQWGLPEDSPHFNQHEFIIPGFLLGKTFVSIQPARGYNQDIKAIYHSPDLPPTYGYLAYYFWVNHVFSADAVVHVGKHGNLEWLPGKSVALSRETCFPAVLLNPIPHFYPFIINDPGEGTQAKRRNHAIIIDHLIPPMTRAESYGVLTKLEHLIDEYYDAYSVDPKRTAVIKTQIKQLVKEANLEADLQSSVKDIDELLVKLDGYLCELKEAQIRDGLHILGKVPEGDQLTDLLVALHRVPVSGGLGITQAIAKDLGLAFDPLNCDYQSAFVTAGQHPLFASCRINGDVIEVLEVQARKIIANLRNNIAIDNAFPHTRELCTFITADTFPKVLSTTEEITNLLHGMAGHYVPSGSSGAPTRGRLDVLPTGRNFYSVDVRAIPTQTAYNLGVKSANLIIDRYMQEHGDYPESIGLSVWGTSTMRTGGDDIAQALALMGVKPVWQTANRRVSDFEIIPLILLRRPRVDVMLRISGFFRDAFPDVISLFNAAVEKVALLDEPAEQNPIRKRFLAEKQEWQSKGLHEEKAHKRALFRVFGSKPGAYGAGLQAVIDEKNWQSKEDLAKVYINWSGYAYGADRIGESAHEVFEKRLSDIQIVMHNQDNREHDILDSDDYYQFQGGMANAVQSVKGEQPSIYFGDHARPENPKVKSLKEELLKVYRSRVINPKWIEGVKRHGYKGAFEMAATMDYLFAYDATTDLVDDFMYEGITKEYLFNEENRQFIEQVNPWALKDMTERMLEAIQRGMWKQPEKETLERLQQLFVDHE encoded by the coding sequence ATGCATCTTATTCCAACTATTCCGGGAGGATGGAACCCTAATGGCGAAGGGGTCTTCCATATACAACAGCAGCCGGGTGATATCGTATTTCTGTCAGCCGCTGACACGGAAATACACTCGCTGAACAATGCCTACAGGAAACTGTACACGACAGCAGCGTCGGAACATCCGCTGCCTTCCCTGCGTATCGCTAACCTGGTGTACCTGAAACAGGAACTGACCATTGACAAATACGTAGAAGAAGTCATCAGTAATGCCAAGCTGGTAATTTGCCGGCTACTGGGAGGCAGGAACTATTATCCTTATCTCTTCGAAGCTGTCAGTATTGCCTGTGAACAACAAAAGATCCCCGTTCTCTTCCTCCCGGGATATGATGTACCTGACGTGGAACTGCTCAACAGTTCCACCGTCGACGTGCATATTGCCGATACCGTCTGGAAATATCTCTGCGCCGGTGGTAAACAGAACCATGTACACTGCCTCCGCTATATTTTCCGTACCTTCTTTAACAGGGATTATACCTTCGACCCTCCAAAGCGCCTGCCTGAGCTGTTCCTTTTTGATACAGCAAAAGGTATTATTCCTGAAGGGGAAGCGCATACCGTCTCTACCCAGGCAAGCGGAAATGTCGTGATCCTGGTTTACCAGACGCATTACCTGGCGGATAATCTTGAACCTGTATATTACCTTGCCGACCGTCTGAGAGAAAAGCAGCTTAATCCGATCATTGCTTTTGTCAGTAACCTGCGGGACCAGTCCATCTGTGATGACCTGTTTGAACTCCTGCAACATCAGACAAATTGTACCATTGATGCGGTGATCAATACCACCAGCTTTTCTATCAAGTCATTCCTGGACAACAGCGACGAACAGTTTATTTTCCGGAAAATGAATATCCCTGTCATTCAGGCGATCTTCGCTTCCTGTACAAAAGAAGTATGGGAAGAGAACCTGTTCGGCCTCACCCCGACAGACGTGGCGATGAATATCGCCCTGCCGGAAATAGACGGACGTATCATTACAACCGCCGTTTCTTTTAAATCTTCGCTGGGCCGGGATGCATTAACGGATTCTGATATCCTGAAATACACTACCCATGAAGAAGGCTGCGCCTTTGTTGTGGACTTTGCCCATAGCTGGGTCAACATCCGGTACAAAGAAAACAAGGATAAACACATTGCGCTCATTATGCCCAACTATCCCAACAAGGATAGCCGGCTGGCAAATGGGGTAGGCCTGGACACACCTGCCAGTATCATAGAGATTCTGCAGGCGATGCAGAGGCAGGACTATGCAATGGGTAGTTTTGTTCCTGTGGATAGCAGTGAGCTGATCACACTGATCACCCATTATATCACCAACGATACGGATACGACACTACATAGACCTTATCAGGTGAGTCTGTCGCTTGAACAGTTCTATCAGCATTATAACGCACTTGCTCCTGCTTTAAGAAATAAGATCAGTGATCAATGGGGCCTTCCGGAAGATTCGCCCCATTTCAATCAGCATGAATTCATCATTCCGGGTTTCCTTTTAGGCAAGACCTTTGTCAGCATACAACCCGCCCGTGGTTATAACCAGGATATTAAAGCAATTTATCACTCACCGGATCTCCCGCCAACCTATGGCTACCTGGCTTATTATTTCTGGGTCAATCATGTTTTCTCCGCCGATGCCGTTGTGCACGTGGGTAAACATGGTAACCTGGAATGGCTGCCGGGTAAGAGTGTTGCACTGAGCAGAGAAACCTGTTTTCCCGCCGTGCTGTTAAATCCCATCCCGCATTTTTATCCGTTTATCATCAATGACCCCGGCGAAGGAACACAGGCGAAAAGAAGGAACCACGCCATCATAATCGATCACCTGATCCCACCTATGACAAGGGCGGAAAGCTATGGCGTGCTAACGAAACTGGAACACCTGATAGATGAATATTACGATGCCTATAGCGTAGATCCGAAAAGAACGGCTGTTATCAAAACACAGATAAAACAGCTGGTGAAAGAGGCGAACCTGGAAGCAGACTTACAAAGCTCTGTGAAAGATATCGACGAACTGCTGGTAAAACTGGATGGTTATCTCTGCGAATTGAAAGAAGCGCAGATCAGAGATGGCCTGCATATATTAGGTAAGGTGCCTGAAGGCGATCAGCTGACGGACCTGCTGGTTGCCCTGCATCGGGTACCGGTATCCGGAGGACTTGGTATTACACAGGCTATCGCAAAAGACCTGGGACTGGCATTTGATCCATTGAACTGTGACTATCAATCCGCATTTGTCACAGCTGGTCAACATCCCCTGTTTGCTTCCTGCCGGATCAACGGAGATGTGATAGAAGTACTGGAAGTACAGGCCAGAAAGATCATAGCAAATCTTCGGAACAATATAGCTATCGATAACGCTTTCCCGCATACCAGGGAACTCTGTACGTTTATAACGGCAGATACTTTCCCTAAAGTACTGAGCACCACGGAAGAGATCACCAATCTACTGCATGGAATGGCCGGACATTATGTACCATCCGGCAGCTCTGGTGCACCTACCCGCGGCAGACTGGACGTACTGCCTACCGGGAGAAACTTCTATTCTGTCGATGTACGTGCTATTCCCACTCAGACCGCCTACAACCTCGGTGTAAAAAGCGCCAATCTGATCATAGACCGTTATATGCAGGAACATGGAGACTATCCGGAAAGTATCGGATTGTCAGTATGGGGTACTTCCACCATGCGTACCGGCGGAGATGACATCGCACAGGCACTGGCACTGATGGGCGTCAAACCGGTATGGCAAACTGCCAACAGAAGGGTCAGTGATTTTGAGATCATTCCTTTGATCCTGTTGAGACGTCCGCGTGTAGATGTAATGCTGCGTATTTCCGGTTTCTTCCGCGACGCATTTCCGGATGTGATATCCCTGTTCAACGCTGCCGTAGAAAAGGTTGCACTGCTGGATGAACCAGCGGAACAGAATCCTATCCGCAAACGGTTCTTGGCAGAAAAGCAGGAATGGCAATCCAAAGGACTGCATGAAGAGAAAGCACATAAACGTGCGCTGTTCAGGGTTTTTGGCTCTAAGCCGGGTGCTTATGGCGCCGGTTTGCAGGCGGTGATCGATGAAAAGAACTGGCAATCAAAAGAAGATCTGGCAAAAGTATATATCAACTGGAGTGGGTATGCCTACGGTGCAGACCGGATCGGAGAGTCGGCGCATGAAGTATTTGAAAAGCGCTTATCAGATATCCAGATTGTAATGCACAACCAGGATAACCGCGAACACGATATCCTTGATTCGGATGACTATTACCAGTTCCAGGGTGGTATGGCCAATGCGGTACAGTCGGTGAAAGGAGAACAGCCATCAATTTACTTTGGTGATCATGCGCGTCCGGAGAATCCCAAGGTAAAATCACTGAAAGAAGAACTGCTGAAAGTATACCGTTCCCGTGTCATCAATCCTAAGTGGATCGAAGGGGTGAAACGGCATGGCTATAAAGGCGCGTTTGAAATGGCAGCTACGATGGACTACCTGTTTGCCTATGATGCGACAACCGACCTGGTGGACGACTTTATGTATGAGGGTATTACCAAAGAATACCTGTTCAATGAGGAAAACCGCCAGTTCATAGAGCAGGTCAATCCATGGGCATTAAAAGATATGACCGAGCGTATGCTGGAAGCGATCCAGCGGGGTATGTGGAAACAACCCGAAAAAGAAACACTGGAACGCCTGCAGCAACTATTTGTGGATCATGAATAA
- the cobW gene encoding cobalamin biosynthesis protein CobW produces the protein MASKIPVTIITGFLGSGKTTLIRNLIQNANGRRLAVIVNEFGEMGIDGEILKSCCSNEDDVLELNNGCLCCTVQEEFLPVMLQLMERKDTIDHIIIETSGLALPKPLLHAFNWPELKPQITVDAVVTVVDVVGQATGEICDRERVQGQRLADDSLDHETPIEELFEDQLSCADLVVMTKKDLVEDAQYEEVKAIIAGKVRPDVKMVAAANGVLSTDILLGVNAAAENDLESRHSHHEEDHANGLDHHHDDDIDSVVVDITAPHTPEALVEALKELIEEYEIYRIKGFIDVPGKPMRMVLQGVSNRFDQYFDRKWKDSETRKTSLVIIGDELHDKDLATIINEKLTVVS, from the coding sequence ATGGCTTCAAAAATTCCGGTTACTATCATTACTGGCTTCCTCGGTTCTGGTAAGACAACCCTCATACGTAACCTCATACAAAATGCAAATGGCCGCAGACTGGCGGTAATTGTCAACGAATTCGGCGAAATGGGTATTGACGGAGAAATCCTGAAGTCCTGCTGCTCCAATGAAGACGATGTACTGGAGCTGAACAATGGCTGTCTTTGCTGTACCGTACAGGAAGAATTCCTGCCTGTTATGTTGCAACTGATGGAGCGTAAAGACACAATCGATCATATTATCATTGAAACGTCCGGTCTGGCATTACCGAAGCCATTACTGCACGCGTTTAACTGGCCGGAACTGAAACCACAGATTACGGTAGATGCGGTGGTAACAGTGGTAGACGTTGTCGGACAGGCAACAGGTGAGATCTGTGACAGAGAACGCGTACAGGGACAGCGTCTGGCAGACGATTCCCTGGATCATGAAACGCCTATTGAAGAACTTTTTGAAGATCAGCTCTCCTGCGCCGACCTGGTTGTAATGACCAAGAAAGACCTCGTAGAGGATGCCCAGTATGAAGAAGTAAAAGCGATCATCGCCGGTAAAGTACGCCCGGATGTGAAAATGGTTGCTGCTGCTAACGGTGTACTCTCCACAGATATCCTGCTGGGTGTTAACGCTGCCGCAGAAAATGACCTTGAGAGCCGTCATTCCCATCACGAAGAAGACCACGCAAACGGTCTGGACCATCACCATGACGATGATATAGACTCCGTTGTAGTAGACATTACTGCACCACATACACCGGAAGCACTGGTAGAAGCGCTGAAGGAACTGATCGAAGAATATGAAATCTACCGTATAAAAGGCTTTATCGATGTACCGGGCAAACCTATGCGTATGGTATTACAGGGTGTATCTAACCGTTTCGATCAATACTTCGACCGTAAATGGAAAGACAGCGAAACCCGTAAAACCAGTCTCGTGATCATCGGTGATGAATTACACGATAAAGACCTGGCTACTATTATCAATGAAAAACTGACTGTAGTCAGCTAA
- a CDS encoding ferritin-like domain-containing protein, with amino-acid sequence MQRNFERYLGPVFERAQLNKVRTEALKSANFDGIQSMDYSTFETSEAPISIPPEFNGKDYVSFLLCIDAEIEHGLMLQYLYAAYSLGGPQIPDEYKQPIKEAQEVILGIAKEEMGHFVSVQNVLKLIGAPLHFERQDYPWDTPFYPFPFKLEPLTLGSLAKYVYAEAPQSWLDEDQEWAPEIKRWVFAEVPKPNTVGALFEVLLKLINDPDVIPDEAFQAETFPFQAKFDEWGRGYKKGERGNPDGSGPAGSPDVLVMPLASRDDAFKALSEIAEQGEATIDENPAPSHFERFLDVYKKLKKVMNDSASTFPLSRNVAINPEIPADSGDYPSDDPNSSPSEGQIYEPNPKYNELDFITNPEAQTWGHLFNLRYRMLLNFLTHSFLLDNGFNNVGAISPRGMIINSTFGEMYNLRSIATVMVQLPLTTDTSNTKVAGPPFLVPYTLTLPMGEHNRWRTHKDLIEASQPLIAKLLHQSAEYNHRYLHSLREADLRLLQVIEELTTTTV; translated from the coding sequence ATGCAACGTAATTTTGAACGTTACCTCGGCCCTGTGTTCGAAAGGGCACAACTCAACAAAGTCAGAACGGAAGCACTGAAATCAGCTAATTTCGATGGCATCCAGTCCATGGATTACTCCACCTTCGAAACCAGTGAAGCCCCTATCAGTATCCCACCGGAATTCAACGGCAAAGACTATGTTTCTTTCCTGCTTTGTATCGATGCGGAAATTGAACATGGCCTGATGCTGCAATATCTGTACGCCGCTTACAGTCTTGGCGGTCCGCAGATACCTGACGAATACAAACAACCGATCAAGGAAGCACAAGAAGTGATCCTCGGCATTGCCAAGGAAGAAATGGGCCACTTCGTTTCTGTACAGAATGTACTCAAACTGATCGGTGCTCCACTGCATTTTGAAAGACAGGATTATCCCTGGGATACGCCCTTCTACCCTTTTCCTTTTAAGCTGGAACCGCTGACCCTTGGTTCACTGGCAAAATATGTCTACGCTGAAGCTCCGCAAAGCTGGCTGGATGAAGATCAGGAATGGGCGCCGGAGATCAAAAGATGGGTATTTGCAGAGGTACCGAAGCCTAATACCGTAGGCGCATTATTCGAAGTATTACTTAAACTGATCAACGATCCGGATGTTATCCCTGATGAAGCTTTCCAGGCAGAAACCTTTCCTTTCCAGGCCAAGTTCGATGAATGGGGTCGTGGTTATAAAAAAGGTGAGCGTGGCAATCCGGATGGAAGTGGTCCTGCCGGTTCTCCTGATGTATTGGTAATGCCACTGGCAAGCAGAGATGACGCCTTTAAAGCACTCAGCGAGATCGCAGAACAGGGAGAAGCCACCATCGATGAAAACCCGGCTCCATCTCACTTTGAGCGCTTCCTCGATGTATATAAAAAGCTTAAAAAGGTCATGAATGACTCAGCATCGACCTTCCCTCTTTCGAGGAACGTAGCGATCAATCCTGAAATCCCTGCCGACAGCGGTGATTATCCAAGCGATGATCCTAACAGTTCTCCTTCAGAAGGACAGATCTATGAACCCAACCCAAAATATAACGAGCTGGATTTTATCACCAATCCGGAAGCACAGACATGGGGACACCTGTTCAACTTACGTTACCGTATGCTGTTGAACTTCCTCACACACAGCTTCCTGCTGGACAATGGTTTTAATAATGTAGGCGCTATCTCACCACGTGGTATGATCATCAATTCTACTTTTGGTGAAATGTACAACCTGCGCAGCATAGCCACTGTGATGGTACAATTGCCACTCACGACAGATACAAGTAATACCAAAGTTGCCGGTCCGCCGTTCCTGGTACCCTACACACTCACGCTTCCTATGGGAGAACATAACAGATGGCGTACACATAAGGACCTGATCGAGGCATCTCAACCCCTGATCGCTAAACTGCTGCATCAATCAGCTGAGTACAATCATCGTTATCTCCATTCATTAAGAGAAGCTGACCTGCGGCTCTTACAGGTAATAGAGGAGCTTACAACAACCACTGTTTAA
- a CDS encoding radical SAM/SPASM domain-containing protein, translating to MNPVATHTNTNSLAVIASELASRIQQRTPPRSPQIHLVPTAGNTQLFIANGSRMYTVSASIADRLQQLLSTGDEAAITNELINLGLDTPALINDRPLESPKLYALSLAIAQKCNMGCAYCYADQGEFGGPMKNMSLDTAKQSVDLLLKDCTPGSKVQVTFLGGEPLINRNALREATIYAFEQGRQKDVKVNFSLTSNGTLLRADDADFFEEYGFAVTISLDGIGEQHDRLRPMKGGAGTYAKIMENIQPLLARQRTMQVSARVTVTPLNIDLAKTLQEFVDMGFHSVGFSPLLRSSNGKGEMSPEDLQQMLQGMIECGLLFEQHVISGKRFPFLNMVNALKEIAKGTHRPYPCGAGAGYMGVSADGALSACHRFVNEPAGHMGDLDNGINPTLQNGWLSNRHVHQQEPCHQCWARYLCGGGCHHEVLEKGRTACDYIRGWLHYTMQAHERISRLVPDWYR from the coding sequence ATGAACCCTGTAGCAACACATACAAATACTAATTCACTGGCAGTTATTGCCAGTGAATTAGCTTCCCGCATACAACAACGTACACCACCACGTTCGCCTCAGATCCATCTTGTCCCTACCGCAGGTAATACACAATTATTTATTGCCAACGGCAGCAGGATGTATACAGTCTCTGCTTCTATTGCAGATCGTCTACAGCAATTGCTGTCAACGGGTGACGAAGCGGCTATTACGAACGAACTGATCAACCTCGGACTTGACACACCTGCTCTGATTAATGACAGACCGCTGGAAAGCCCTAAGTTATATGCCCTGTCACTGGCTATTGCGCAGAAATGTAATATGGGTTGCGCTTATTGCTATGCTGATCAGGGAGAGTTTGGTGGTCCCATGAAGAATATGTCGCTCGATACGGCCAAGCAGTCTGTAGATCTTTTATTAAAAGACTGTACACCGGGCAGTAAAGTACAGGTCACCTTCCTGGGCGGAGAACCTTTGATCAACCGGAATGCACTAAGAGAGGCAACAATTTATGCATTCGAACAAGGCAGACAAAAAGATGTAAAGGTCAATTTCTCGCTCACGTCCAACGGAACATTGCTGCGGGCAGATGATGCCGATTTCTTTGAAGAATATGGTTTCGCAGTGACAATCAGTCTGGATGGTATCGGCGAACAGCATGACCGCTTGCGCCCTATGAAAGGAGGCGCTGGTACCTATGCGAAGATCATGGAGAATATCCAGCCTTTACTGGCCAGACAACGTACCATGCAGGTATCAGCCAGAGTCACTGTCACACCCTTGAATATAGACCTGGCAAAGACCTTACAGGAGTTTGTCGACATGGGTTTTCATAGCGTCGGCTTCTCTCCTTTGTTACGTTCCAGCAATGGCAAAGGTGAAATGTCTCCGGAAGATCTGCAACAGATGTTACAGGGTATGATTGAATGCGGACTGTTATTTGAGCAGCACGTCATCTCCGGAAAACGCTTCCCTTTCCTCAATATGGTCAATGCGCTGAAAGAGATTGCCAAAGGTACCCATCGTCCTTACCCTTGTGGTGCTGGTGCGGGTTATATGGGAGTTTCTGCAGATGGTGCATTATCTGCCTGCCATCGGTTTGTAAATGAACCGGCAGGACATATGGGCGATCTCGATAACGGAATAAATCCTACCTTACAGAACGGCTGGTTATCCAACAGACATGTACATCAACAGGAGCCCTGTCATCAGTGCTGGGCCAGGTATCTCTGCGGTGGTGGCTGTCATCATGAGGTACTGGAAAAAGGCCGTACTGCCTGCGATTATATCCGTGGATGGCTGCATTACACCATGCAGGCACACGAACGGATCTCCAGACTCGTACCCGATTGGTATAGATAG
- a CDS encoding NAD(P)/FAD-dependent oxidoreductase — protein sequence MTPEQTFDVLIIGAGPAGSCAALRLLSLGYNVVLTESEPFPRPQIGESLSPGIRNIFDYLNAGDLLHTRHYLHQLHAQVIWDTPTPQLVNTAQRGAGVMVDRAQLDQDLLQLAVNRGLHLYQPARFESCKRTEETWTSTLRTDTGIISISSRFILDARGRRGNHMQDRVLTAPQTVAMWAELPGQSLPTDTLIEARPEGWIWGSPTPGGSCRIITFTDPETIRQQPLVKVFSGILSATNLFAAAADIPISGIQTCSVFTYAHTDPWKDNYLRLGEAAFSLDPLSSTGVEKAMRFSLQAVIAINTILKTDQTSMAQSFYENKMIESIASHTHWTSGYYAQAWPGQGHPFWQRRSLPYIDTPGQSTPFYNRLKDKFNPAPPPGPQRRINVQQELPRLWHETVQLSPSLIFEEVPCVIDDMLQLRTAIRHPNLDREIAYVEEVELSPLLSMANKSATFGAIVEEWSKLLPFEQAVRIAFFLWDKDILCEMP from the coding sequence ATGACCCCGGAACAAACATTTGATGTATTGATCATCGGCGCCGGTCCTGCCGGTAGCTGTGCCGCCTTACGCCTTCTTTCCCTTGGATACAATGTGGTATTGACAGAAAGCGAACCCTTTCCCCGTCCGCAGATCGGTGAATCACTGTCTCCTGGTATCCGGAATATCTTTGATTACCTGAACGCGGGTGACCTGCTTCATACACGTCATTACCTGCATCAGCTGCATGCACAGGTTATCTGGGATACACCAACTCCACAACTGGTCAATACCGCACAACGTGGTGCAGGTGTCATGGTGGACAGGGCACAACTGGATCAGGACCTGCTGCAACTGGCGGTTAACCGGGGTTTACACTTATATCAACCTGCCCGCTTCGAATCCTGTAAAAGGACGGAAGAGACATGGACCTCCACACTCAGAACGGACACGGGCATCATCAGTATCAGCTCCCGCTTTATACTGGATGCCCGCGGCCGTCGTGGGAATCATATGCAGGACAGGGTATTAACAGCACCACAGACGGTAGCGATGTGGGCTGAGTTACCCGGACAATCCCTGCCAACAGATACCCTTATTGAAGCAAGACCCGAAGGATGGATATGGGGCTCCCCTACACCCGGAGGATCATGCAGGATCATCACTTTTACAGATCCGGAAACCATCCGGCAACAGCCCCTGGTAAAGGTATTCAGTGGTATCCTTTCCGCAACGAACTTATTTGCTGCGGCAGCAGACATTCCCATTTCCGGCATCCAAACCTGTAGCGTATTTACTTACGCGCATACGGATCCCTGGAAGGACAATTACCTGCGCCTGGGAGAAGCTGCCTTTTCACTGGACCCGCTGTCTTCTACCGGTGTAGAAAAAGCGATGCGTTTTTCCCTGCAGGCGGTTATTGCCATCAATACTATTCTGAAAACAGATCAGACGAGTATGGCGCAGTCCTTCTACGAAAATAAGATGATCGAATCCATTGCCAGTCATACCCACTGGACCAGTGGCTACTATGCCCAGGCATGGCCGGGACAGGGACACCCTTTCTGGCAGAGACGATCCCTGCCCTATATTGACACTCCCGGACAGTCCACACCATTCTACAACAGACTAAAAGACAAGTTTAACCCGGCTCCGCCGCCTGGTCCGCAGCGACGTATCAACGTGCAACAGGAATTACCCCGTTTATGGCATGAAACCGTACAGCTATCCCCATCCCTGATATTTGAAGAAGTACCCTGCGTGATCGACGATATGCTGCAATTGCGTACGGCTATCCGGCACCCTAATCTTGACCGGGAGATTGCCTATGTAGAAGAGGTAGAGCTCTCTCCTTTGCTTTCTATGGCCAATAAAAGCGCTACTTTTGGCGCCATTGTGGAAGAGTGGAGTAAACTACTGCCTTTTGAACAGGCGGTCCGTATCGCCTTCTTTTTGTGGGATAAAGACATTCTGTGCGAAATGCCTTAG